Genomic window (Synergistaceae bacterium):
CGCTTAGTTCATGAATGCAATTATCTAAATTTGTGCGTGCGATGCCTTCATTAGTTTGCGAGTCAGATAAAATTTTTGCGGTTTGCTGTTCTTTTTCGCGTAATTTTGCGAGTTCATCATCAAATTTTTTAATGCTTGCGGGAGAAAAAGTTTCCGACTCGTGATTAATTGCGGGATGTTCAAGGGATCCGCACACAGGACAAGGCCGGCCGGGCTGTAAATTTGCTCGTGTTTCGTCCAAAATTGCGTCTGCCCGCTGACTCATTAAATTATTGAGCGCGTTAAATGCCTCGTCGTGATTCGTTTGTGCAATATTTAAATTTTTCTGCGCTGCTTTGAGGTCTGATTCGTATTTAATTTTTTTGCGTTCAAGTTCGATTTGCTTTGCTTTGAGTGTGCAATAATCTTTTAATTTCGCTTCAATCTTGGCCGTTATTGCGTCGGGGCTTTCTGTTGTGCTGTGCCTGAGAGTTGAAATTTGCGATTCTATTTCCGGTAATTGAGAGTCGATTGCTGATAATTTTTCCGTGAGTGCCTGAATGTCGCTCGAAAGTCTGTCATAACGGGATTTAGTGTCGCGTAAATTTGTGCGTGAAGATTTTAGCTGTGAATATTCCGCTATTATCTCATTTGCCCGTAAAGCTGCGTCAAGGGTTAATTTTTTCTGTGCAAAAGCGTCAATACGTTTATTGTGCAAAATTATTGCATGCTCTATTTCGTCGAGTTCATTGCGCAATTTAGCTATATTCTTGAGCCATTGTATAGCCTCCTGAGCCTGTGTGTGAGCTGACTCAATTGTTGTAAATTTTTCTTGATTCTCCCTGATTGAGTGCTCGATTTCTTCAATAGTTCCGAATTTATCGCGCGGTTTTGCTGAGTCTAACTTTATTTGAAGCTCGGTTAATTTATTTCCCTCTTCTTGGCAGCGTTCGTAAATTTTCGTTGATATCTCGCTGTAAATTTCTGTTCCCGTGAGTAATTCGAGAATAGCGGATCTCTCTGTGTCATTTGCCTTCAAGAAAGCGTCAAATCCGCCCTGTTCAAGCATTATGGCCTGTTTGAACCGTTTGAAATCAAGTCCGGTTATCTTCTGAATTTCTTTTACTGTATCGCTTGTAAGTTCGCTTAAAATATTTCCAGTTTTATAAATTGATAGAATGTGCTTGACCTGTGAGAATTTTTTGCCGATTTTGCTTTGAGACCATAGAACCCGATATTTTTGCCCGTGAGACTCAAATATAACTTGCGCGTAACAGTCTCTAGTGCGTCTTGACATAATTTCATTTGAGTTAGTGCTGATTTTCGCGAGTCTTGGAGTCTGACCGTAAAGAGCTAGGCAGATTGCGTCAAAAATTGTAGTCTTTCCTGCTCCCGTCGGGCCTGTTATCGCAAAAATTCCGTCTGATGTGTAAACTTTTCCGGATAAATCTATGTGCCATTCACCTTTGAGCGAATTTAAATTTTTGAGTCGTATATCTAAAATTTTCATGATTAATAGTTTATCCCCATTTCGTGTAAAATTTCCTGATAGAGCGGCATAAAAATTTTCTGCTGTTCTTCCGGTATATTATTAGACTCTAAGCACATTTCAAACATTTTGACGGGTGAAATATTTTCGAGAGTCTCAGGTATTGAGTCAGATTCTAATTTATTATTTGACCGTCCGCCCTCGTTGTGAACGCTTAATATTTCAATATACGGATAATTTTGCGTGAAATTATTTAATCTTTCGGCCAAGTCGCCGATTCTTTCATTTCCTGTGTAAGTTACGTCAAGCCATATAGATTCTTTCATGGATGCATAATATTTGAGAGCTTTTGCAATTTCTTGAATATCGCCGCTGACTCTGTTTATTTTCTGGAACTCTGGGACGGGAAAATCTTTTACTGTTAAATTATTATTTGCGTCAATATCGATTATGCAGACAGCTTTTTGTGTGCCAGCCTCACCGAATCCCATTGCAAGCGGTGAACCTGAATATCTGACATTTTCGCGGCCTCCGATAATTTGAGGTGAATGCAAATGACCTAGTGCCGTGTAAGTTATATCGTCCGGAAAAATTTCGCTGCCGATTTCTATTGACGTGCCGACATAAAGAGATCTTGTCCCGTCGTCTTGTTTGACTCTGCCTCCCCGCGCGAACAAATGACCCATTGCTATAATTGGAATATTTGAGCCTGCCTGTAATCTTTTTGCGAGATAAAAAATTGTCTCGTAATGCT
Coding sequences:
- a CDS encoding AAA family ATPase, whose protein sequence is MKILDIRLKNLNSLKGEWHIDLSGKVYTSDGIFAITGPTGAGKTTIFDAICLALYGQTPRLAKISTNSNEIMSRRTRDCYAQVIFESHGQKYRVLWSQSKIGKKFSQVKHILSIYKTGNILSELTSDTVKEIQKITGLDFKRFKQAIMLEQGGFDAFLKANDTERSAILELLTGTEIYSEISTKIYERCQEEGNKLTELQIKLDSAKPRDKFGTIEEIEHSIRENQEKFTTIESAHTQAQEAIQWLKNIAKLRNELDEIEHAIILHNKRIDAFAQKKLTLDAALRANEIIAEYSQLKSSRTNLRDTKSRYDRLSSDIQALTEKLSAIDSQLPEIESQISTLRHSTTESPDAITAKIEAKLKDYCTLKAKQIELERKKIKYESDLKAAQKNLNIAQTNHDEAFNALNNLMSQRADAILDETRANLQPGRPCPVCGSLEHPAINHESETFSPASIKKFDDELAKLREKEQQTAKILSDSQTNEGIARTNLDNCIHELSAQIEPVNNAHSELSRNLDSLGITGVSSNKEILSSVKKWAESIKALQDKHDKLTQESAANKSKLETLQEQFNHDKIKLEQLTAELETLETNFKSALTEKNFSDEQEFTDSILRDDERKKFLSEQENLNAETIKLDATKLERTEKLNSALAENKTRKTLEELTPIYAKLDQEIKILRDETAALNNALDTRKKLEAEIRELNEKISEQQKIYSNWSGLDNLIGNKNGAKFRKFAQKITLSMMINLANKQLQKMSGRYTLTANPDDEKLALNVIDNEQAGEVRPTENLSGGERFIVSLALALGLSQISGSKSGVDSLFLDEGFGSLDDDSLSTALDALGEVRREGKIIGIISHVQALKERISTQINVIPINNGTSILEGPGCESL
- a CDS encoding exonuclease SbcCD subunit D C-terminal domain-containing protein produces the protein MRILHTSDWHIGRKLKDKDRSDEFIKFFKWLNDLISSEKIDVLLVAGDIFDNTTPSIQAQNIYYSFLTELAKSSCRHCVIISGNHDSPAFIDAPSGLLKYLNIHVVGRTNITDEVIKLQDPDLIVCAVPYLRDRDVREANDEINSIDEALKQGISKHYETIFYLAKRLQAGSNIPIIAMGHLFARGGRVKQDDGTRSLYVGTSIEIGSEIFPDDITYTALGHLHSPQIIGGRENVRYSGSPLAMGFGEAGTQKAVCIIDIDANNNLTVKDFPVPEFQKINRVSGDIQEIAKALKYYASMKESIWLDVTYTGNERIGDLAERLNNFTQNYPYIEILSVHNEGGRSNNKLESDSIPETLENISPVKMFEMCLESNNIPEEQQKIFMPLYQEILHEMGINY